A single Streptomyces mirabilis DNA region contains:
- a CDS encoding SDR family NAD(P)-dependent oxidoreductase, with protein MGKLDGRVVIVTGAARGQGEQEARLFAAEGARVVVADVLDDRGEDVAKELDALYVHLDVGREDDWAAAVAAVKGAYGRIDGLVNNAGILRFNALVDTPLDEFLQVVQVNQVGCFLGIKTVAGEIAAAGGGTIVNTASYTAMTGMAAVGTYTATKHAILGLTRVAALELAHQRIRVNAICPGAVDTPMSNPAQLDPTADPEEMTRALDELYSKLVPLGRVGRPEEVARLALFLTSEDSSYITGQPFVIDGGWLAGVSVL; from the coding sequence ATGGGCAAGCTGGACGGACGCGTCGTCATCGTCACCGGGGCGGCGCGCGGGCAGGGCGAGCAGGAGGCGCGGCTGTTCGCCGCGGAGGGTGCCAGGGTCGTCGTCGCGGACGTGCTCGACGACCGGGGCGAGGACGTGGCCAAGGAGCTGGACGCGCTCTACGTCCACCTCGACGTGGGCCGGGAGGACGACTGGGCGGCCGCCGTCGCCGCCGTGAAGGGCGCGTACGGGCGGATCGACGGGCTGGTAAACAACGCGGGCATCCTGCGCTTCAACGCCCTCGTGGACACCCCGTTGGACGAGTTCCTCCAGGTCGTGCAGGTCAACCAGGTCGGCTGCTTCCTCGGGATCAAGACGGTGGCGGGGGAGATCGCCGCGGCCGGCGGGGGCACGATCGTCAACACGGCCTCGTACACCGCGATGACCGGGATGGCGGCCGTGGGCACGTACACGGCGACCAAGCACGCCATCCTCGGCCTCACCCGCGTCGCCGCCCTGGAGCTGGCGCACCAGCGGATACGGGTCAACGCCATCTGCCCGGGCGCCGTCGACACCCCCATGTCGAACCCGGCCCAGCTCGACCCGACGGCCGACCCGGAGGAGATGACCAGGGCCCTGGACGAGCTGTACAGCAAGCTCGTGCCGCTCGGGCGGGTGGGCAGGCCCGAGGAGGTCGCCCGGCTCGCCCTCTTCCTGACCTCCGAGGACTCCTCGTACATCACCGGGCAGCCGTTCGTGATCGACGGGGGGTGGCTGGCGGGGGTCAGCGTTCTGTGA
- a CDS encoding LLM class flavin-dependent oxidoreductase, which produces MEFGLFVQGYVGKRAETDPLAEHKALMEETEYVIQADKSGFKYAWASEHHFLEEYSHLSANDVYLGYLAHATDRIHLGSGIFNPLAQVNHPVKVAEKVAMLDHLSENRFEFGSGRGAGSHEILGFLPGITDMNYTKEIWEETIAEFPKMWLQDEYVGFQGKHWQLPPRKVLPKPYGKAHPAMWYAAGSPPSYAMAARKGLGVLGFSVQKVSDMEWVLQQYKTAIVDAEPVGAFVNDNVMVTTTAICAPTHDEAIRIAVGGGLHYLPSLVFRYHDTFPRPEGFPVWPETLPEYNAEFVELLIEEELLICGDPDEVLTQCKRWEQAGADQLSFGLPVGVPKEETLQTIRLIGEHVIPKIDTDPVHRTTRFRQAV; this is translated from the coding sequence TTGGAATTCGGGCTCTTTGTACAGGGATACGTGGGCAAGCGCGCCGAGACCGACCCGCTCGCGGAGCACAAGGCGCTGATGGAGGAGACCGAGTACGTCATCCAGGCGGACAAGTCCGGCTTCAAGTACGCCTGGGCGTCCGAGCACCACTTCCTGGAGGAGTACTCGCACCTCTCGGCGAACGACGTCTACCTCGGCTATCTCGCCCACGCCACGGACCGCATCCACCTCGGCTCGGGCATCTTCAACCCGCTCGCCCAGGTCAACCACCCGGTGAAGGTCGCCGAGAAGGTCGCCATGCTCGACCACCTCAGCGAGAACCGCTTCGAGTTCGGCAGCGGACGGGGCGCGGGCAGCCACGAGATCCTCGGCTTCCTCCCCGGCATCACCGACATGAACTACACCAAGGAGATCTGGGAAGAGACCATCGCCGAGTTCCCGAAGATGTGGCTCCAGGACGAGTACGTCGGGTTCCAGGGCAAGCACTGGCAGCTCCCGCCCCGCAAGGTGCTCCCCAAGCCGTACGGGAAGGCGCACCCCGCGATGTGGTACGCCGCCGGGTCGCCACCCTCGTACGCCATGGCCGCCCGCAAGGGCCTGGGCGTGCTCGGCTTCAGCGTGCAGAAGGTCTCCGACATGGAGTGGGTGCTCCAGCAGTACAAGACCGCCATCGTGGACGCCGAGCCCGTCGGGGCCTTCGTCAACGACAACGTGATGGTGACGACGACGGCCATCTGCGCGCCGACCCACGACGAGGCGATACGGATCGCGGTCGGCGGCGGACTGCACTACCTCCCCTCCCTCGTCTTCCGCTACCACGACACCTTCCCGCGCCCCGAGGGCTTCCCCGTCTGGCCGGAGACGCTCCCCGAGTACAACGCGGAGTTCGTCGAACTCCTCATCGAGGAGGAGCTGTTGATCTGTGGTGACCCGGACGAGGTGCTCACCCAGTGCAAGCGGTGGGAGCAGGCGGGAGCCGACCAGCTCTCCTTCGGGCTGCCGGTCGGGGTCCCGAAGGAGGAGACCCTGCAGACGATCCGGCTGATCGGCGAGCACGTGATTCCGAAGATCGACACGGATCCGGTGCACCGGACGACCCGTTTCCGGCAAGCGGTCTGA